The following are encoded together in the Sphingomicrobium clamense genome:
- the ybeY gene encoding rRNA maturation RNase YbeY: MLDLVLETDPEWESSGTDWAVVADRAVRAAVSASAFPQLLATERLVELSMSLATDDDVHTLNEQWRGKDKPTNVLSFPMTDADELDAEPSSSLPLMLGDIILAHGVCTREADDKGIAFADHAQHLMVHGTLHLLGYDHLEDEQAEAMEALERQALAGLGIADPYRAEA; this comes from the coding sequence ATGCTCGACCTCGTCCTCGAAACCGATCCCGAATGGGAGTCTAGCGGCACCGATTGGGCCGTCGTGGCCGATCGCGCGGTTCGCGCTGCGGTCTCGGCGTCCGCATTTCCGCAACTGCTCGCCACCGAGCGCCTGGTCGAATTGTCGATGAGCCTTGCCACTGATGATGATGTCCACACCCTCAACGAACAATGGCGTGGGAAAGATAAGCCCACCAATGTGTTGAGCTTCCCGATGACCGACGCCGATGAACTGGATGCGGAGCCCAGCAGTTCGCTGCCGCTGATGCTTGGCGATATCATCCTCGCGCACGGCGTGTGCACGCGCGAGGCCGACGACAAGGGCATCGCCTTTGCCGATCACGCGCAGCATCTGATGGTGCACGGCACGCTCCACCTTCTGGGCTACGACCACCTCGAGGACGAGCAGGCGGAAGCGATGGAAGCGCTCGAGCGCCAGGCGTTGGCCGGCCTCGGTATCGCCGACCCCTACCGGGCGGAGGCGTAA
- a CDS encoding peroxiredoxin: MTLSIGSTAPDFTAETTQGSISFHDWIGDSWAILFSHPKAFTPVCTTELGYMAGLTDEFAKRNTKIIGLSVDSSEDNRNWLPDIEDVSGNSVGYPVIGDVDLNVAKAYNMLPADESGTAEGRTAANNATVRTVYIIGPDKKIRAMLLYPMSSGRNFDEVLRLLDSVQLTEYKGVATPVNWQDGDDVIIPPTVSDDDAKAKFGDFETVKPYLRRIPQPQ, from the coding sequence ATGACACTTTCCATCGGCTCGACCGCGCCCGATTTCACTGCCGAGACGACGCAAGGCTCGATCAGCTTCCACGACTGGATCGGCGACAGCTGGGCGATCCTCTTCTCGCACCCCAAGGCGTTCACGCCGGTTTGCACGACCGAGCTTGGCTACATGGCCGGGCTCACCGACGAGTTCGCCAAGCGCAACACCAAGATCATCGGCCTGTCGGTCGACAGCAGCGAGGACAATCGCAACTGGCTGCCCGACATCGAGGACGTGTCCGGAAACAGCGTCGGTTACCCGGTGATCGGTGACGTCGACCTCAATGTCGCAAAGGCCTACAACATGCTGCCGGCCGACGAGAGCGGCACGGCGGAAGGCCGCACCGCCGCCAACAACGCGACCGTGCGCACCGTCTACATCATCGGCCCGGACAAGAAGATCCGCGCGATGCTGCTCTATCCGATGAGCTCGGGCCGCAACTTCGACGAGGTGCTGCGCCTGCTCGACAGCGTCCAGCTGACCGAATACAAGGGCGTCGCGACGCCGGTAAACTGGCAGGACGGCGACGACGTCATCATCCCGCCGACGGTCAGCGACGACGATGCGAAGGCCAAGTTTGGCGACTTCGAAACCGTCAAACCCTATCTGCGCCGCATCCCGCAGCCGCAGTAG
- the metK gene encoding methionine adenosyltransferase, translated as MRSSYLFTSESVSEGHPDKVADQISDAIVDLFISKDPEARVACETLVTTNLVVLAGEIRGQGVMDTDGNWAPGIKREIEDRVRATVKRIGYEQTGFHWDKLDFENHLHAQSAHIAQGVDASGNKDEGAGDQGIMFGFACDETPDLMPAAIDYSHKILQKLARDRHDGVAPYLEPDAKSQVTLRYKDGRPVECTAVVVSTQHAEGYDEGDKLEELHNYVKSVVAEVLPDGLLTDNTVYHINPTGSFVIGGPDGDAGITGRKIIVDTYGGAAPHGGGAFSGKDPTKVDRSAAYISRYLAKNIVAAGLAKRCTIQLAYAIGVSQPLSLYVDTHGTGTVPDDAIEAAIFSIEKLGGLTPRAIRTHLGLNKPIYERSAAYGHFGRQARDDYFPWEATDLVDDLTAAVTL; from the coding sequence ATGCGTTCATCCTATCTCTTCACGTCGGAAAGCGTTTCCGAGGGTCATCCCGACAAGGTCGCGGACCAGATCAGCGACGCCATCGTCGACTTGTTCATCTCCAAGGACCCCGAAGCGCGCGTCGCGTGCGAAACGCTGGTGACGACCAACCTCGTCGTGCTGGCAGGCGAGATTCGCGGGCAGGGCGTGATGGATACGGACGGCAACTGGGCGCCCGGCATCAAGCGCGAGATCGAGGACCGCGTGCGCGCGACGGTCAAGCGGATCGGCTACGAGCAGACGGGCTTCCACTGGGACAAGCTTGATTTCGAAAACCATCTCCATGCCCAGTCCGCGCATATCGCGCAGGGCGTCGATGCCAGCGGCAACAAGGACGAGGGCGCGGGCGACCAGGGCATCATGTTCGGTTTCGCCTGCGACGAGACGCCCGACCTGATGCCCGCGGCGATCGATTACAGCCACAAGATCCTGCAAAAGCTGGCGCGCGACCGTCATGACGGGGTCGCTCCCTATCTGGAACCCGATGCCAAGAGTCAGGTGACGTTGCGCTACAAGGACGGACGCCCGGTCGAATGCACCGCAGTCGTCGTGTCGACCCAGCATGCCGAAGGCTATGACGAAGGCGACAAGCTCGAGGAGCTACACAATTACGTGAAATCGGTTGTGGCCGAGGTGCTTCCCGACGGCCTGCTCACCGACAACACCGTCTATCACATCAACCCGACGGGCAGCTTCGTCATCGGCGGTCCCGACGGTGACGCGGGCATTACCGGCCGCAAGATCATCGTCGACACCTATGGCGGTGCAGCGCCCCATGGCGGCGGTGCCTTTTCGGGCAAGGACCCGACCAAGGTCGACCGGTCGGCAGCCTATATTTCGCGCTATCTGGCCAAGAATATCGTCGCGGCCGGCTTGGCCAAGCGCTGCACGATCCAGCTCGCCTACGCCATCGGCGTGAGCCAGCCGCTGTCGCTTTACGTCGACACGCACGGGACGGGCACCGTTCCCGACGATGCGATTGAGGCCGCGATCTTCTCGATCGAGAAACTGGGCGGTCTCACCCCCCGCGCGATCCGCACGCATCTAGGCCTCAACAAGCCGATTTACGAGCGCAGCGCAGCCTATGGCCACTTCGGGCGTCAGGCGCGCGACGACTACTTCCCATGGGAAGCGACCGACCTGGTCGACGATCTTACGGCTGCGGTAACGCTCTAG
- the miaB gene encoding tRNA (N6-isopentenyl adenosine(37)-C2)-methylthiotransferase MiaB, which produces MTDPKTFRIKSFGCQMNVYDGERMAELMAKQGLTAAPEGEDADLVVLNTCHIREKAAEKAYSDVGRLKREDGSRPMVALAGCVAQAEGAEAQRRSDMIDIVVGPQAYHRLPDLVAEAQKGKRPVDTDMPAISKFDAMPARKTVGPSAFLTVQEGCDKFCTYCVVPYTRGAEISRPWGDIVNEALSLVERGAREITLLGQNVSAWSGIDEKGREGGLELLVRRLAKIDGLERIRYTTSHPADMDEGLIAAHSEVEKLMPYLHLPVQAGSDRILKAMNRSHTAESYLKLLDRFRAARPDMAISGDFIVGFPGETEEDFQETLAIVDAVGYASAYSFKYSARPGTPAAEMEGAVDAHVMDDRLQRLQARLSAHSLAFNRSKVGETMSILIDRKGKRPGQMIGKSPWLQSVFAETDAPIGTMLEVEILEALPNSLGGRVLRQEVAA; this is translated from the coding sequence ATGACCGATCCCAAAACCTTCCGAATCAAGAGCTTCGGCTGCCAGATGAACGTCTACGATGGCGAGCGCATGGCCGAACTCATGGCCAAGCAGGGCCTGACCGCAGCCCCCGAGGGCGAGGATGCCGACCTCGTCGTGCTCAACACGTGCCACATCCGCGAAAAGGCGGCGGAAAAAGCCTATTCCGATGTCGGCCGCCTAAAGCGCGAAGATGGCAGCCGTCCGATGGTTGCGCTCGCCGGCTGCGTCGCGCAGGCGGAAGGGGCGGAAGCCCAGCGCCGCAGCGACATGATCGATATCGTCGTCGGACCGCAGGCCTATCACCGCCTCCCCGATCTTGTCGCGGAAGCGCAGAAGGGCAAACGCCCTGTCGATACCGACATGCCCGCCATCTCGAAGTTCGACGCGATGCCCGCGCGTAAGACGGTTGGCCCATCGGCCTTCCTCACCGTTCAGGAAGGCTGCGACAAGTTCTGCACCTATTGCGTCGTTCCCTACACGCGCGGTGCGGAAATCAGCCGACCGTGGGGCGACATCGTCAACGAGGCGCTCTCGCTGGTCGAGCGCGGCGCGCGCGAGATCACGCTGCTGGGGCAGAATGTCTCGGCCTGGAGCGGGATCGACGAAAAGGGCCGCGAAGGCGGGCTCGAACTGCTCGTCCGACGCCTCGCCAAGATCGATGGGCTCGAGCGCATCCGCTACACGACCAGCCATCCTGCAGACATGGACGAGGGGCTGATCGCCGCGCATAGCGAGGTCGAGAAGCTGATGCCCTACCTCCATTTGCCCGTGCAGGCGGGCAGCGACCGGATCCTCAAGGCAATGAACCGCTCGCACACCGCCGAGTCCTACCTGAAACTGCTCGACCGCTTCCGCGCCGCGCGGCCCGACATGGCGATTTCGGGCGACTTCATCGTTGGCTTTCCAGGAGAGACGGAAGAAGATTTCCAAGAAACGCTCGCCATCGTCGATGCGGTCGGTTACGCTTCGGCCTATAGTTTCAAATATTCGGCCCGTCCGGGCACTCCGGCGGCCGAGATGGAAGGAGCGGTCGACGCACACGTGATGGATGACAGGTTGCAGCGCCTCCAGGCGCGCCTTTCCGCACACAGTCTCGCATTCAACCGGTCGAAGGTCGGCGAGACGATGTCCATCCTCATCGACCGCAAGGGTAAGCGCCCGGGCCAGATGATCGGCAAGTCGCCCTGGCTCCAGTCCGTGTTCGCCGAAACCGACGCCCCGATCGGCACGATGCTCGAGGTCGAAATCCTCGAAGCGCTCCCCAACAGCCTCGGTGGCCGCGTGTTGCGACAAGAGGTCGCCGCCTGA
- a CDS encoding cysteine synthase A: MTIRNSVLDAIGNTPLIKLQRASEETGCTILGKAEWMNPGQSVKDRAAKFLVLDAMREGRIERGGTIVDGTAGNTGIGLTMVGNALGMETVIVIPDTQTEEKKQTLRMLGAQLVEVPAVPYKNPNNYVKVAGRIAEQLAGTKAGGAMFADQFDNPANRQAHVETTGPEIWTQTDGKVDGFICAVGTGGTLAGTALALRERKSDVQIGIVDPPGAALFSYFTDGELKAEGSSITEGIGQGRITGNLDGLEVDHAFRVEDQESLDVNFALLEEEGLNLGLSSGINVAGAIRLAKEMGPGHTIVTVLCDPGTRYASRLFNPEFLASKGLEVPAFLTRETQVDIPYQPTE, from the coding sequence ATGACCATCCGCAACTCCGTCCTCGACGCCATCGGCAACACGCCGCTCATCAAGCTCCAGCGCGCGTCGGAGGAAACCGGCTGCACGATCCTTGGCAAGGCGGAGTGGATGAACCCGGGCCAGTCGGTGAAGGACCGCGCGGCCAAGTTCCTGGTCCTCGACGCCATGCGCGAAGGCCGGATCGAGCGCGGCGGTACGATCGTCGACGGCACGGCGGGCAATACCGGTATCGGGCTCACCATGGTCGGCAATGCGCTGGGAATGGAGACGGTGATCGTCATCCCCGACACGCAGACCGAGGAAAAGAAGCAGACGCTTCGCATGCTCGGCGCGCAGCTCGTCGAGGTGCCGGCCGTCCCGTACAAGAACCCCAACAATTATGTGAAGGTCGCCGGCCGGATCGCCGAGCAACTTGCCGGGACCAAGGCGGGTGGCGCGATGTTCGCGGACCAGTTCGACAATCCGGCCAACCGTCAGGCGCATGTCGAGACGACCGGCCCCGAAATCTGGACCCAGACCGACGGCAAGGTCGACGGTTTCATCTGCGCGGTCGGCACCGGCGGCACGCTTGCGGGCACGGCATTGGCGCTTCGCGAACGCAAGAGCGACGTGCAGATCGGGATCGTCGATCCGCCCGGCGCCGCCCTCTTTTCCTATTTCACCGACGGCGAATTGAAGGCCGAAGGCAGCTCGATCACCGAAGGCATCGGGCAGGGCCGCATCACCGGCAACCTCGATGGGCTCGAAGTCGATCATGCCTTCCGGGTCGAAGACCAGGAAAGCCTCGACGTCAATTTTGCCTTGCTCGAAGAAGAAGGCCTTAACCTGGGCCTTTCCTCGGGCATCAATGTCGCTGGCGCGATCCGTCTCGCGAAGGAAATGGGGCCCGGCCACACCATCGTGACCGTCCTGTGCGATCCCGGCACTCGCTATGCCTCGCGACTGTTCAATCCGGAATTCCTGGCCTCGAAGGGCCTCGAAGTCCCCGCATTCCTGACCCGCGAAACGCAGGTCGACATCCCCTATCAACCCACCGAATAA
- a CDS encoding hemolysin family protein: MATRPEEGSRLWRGMRSLLFGEDSEPSLREEIEAAIDEADAEPPIAGDLTSSERTMLRNLLHFGDRTAGDICVPRGEIVSVDASSSFDDIVDAFAEAEHSRLPIKAGSLDDIVGMIHIKDLFQAKVGSRSRDLDKLMRTPLFVPEAMGVLDLLARMRAERTHLAIVVDEHGGTEGLVTIEDVVEEIVGEIEDEHDEQEEAMLVQIGEGRWEADARVELEQINADVDARLTWDEDDVETIGGLVLAIADRILEPGEAVCHPSGWTLECVDADAKRMTRIRLTAPEPAGE; encoded by the coding sequence ATGGCGACGCGTCCCGAAGAAGGATCGAGACTGTGGCGCGGCATGCGCTCGCTGCTGTTCGGCGAAGATAGCGAACCGTCGCTGCGCGAAGAGATCGAGGCCGCAATCGACGAAGCGGATGCCGAGCCTCCGATTGCCGGCGACCTCACCTCGTCCGAACGCACGATGCTGCGCAATTTGCTGCATTTCGGCGACCGGACCGCGGGCGACATTTGCGTCCCGCGCGGCGAAATCGTGTCGGTCGACGCCAGCTCGAGCTTCGATGACATCGTCGACGCCTTTGCTGAGGCCGAGCATAGCCGCCTGCCGATCAAGGCCGGCAGCCTCGACGACATTGTCGGGATGATCCACATCAAGGACCTGTTCCAGGCCAAGGTCGGCAGCCGCAGCCGCGATCTCGACAAACTGATGCGCACGCCGCTCTTCGTCCCCGAGGCGATGGGCGTGCTCGACCTGCTTGCCCGCATGCGCGCCGAGCGCACCCACCTCGCCATCGTCGTCGACGAACATGGTGGCACCGAGGGATTGGTTACCATCGAGGACGTCGTCGAGGAGATTGTCGGCGAGATCGAGGACGAGCATGACGAGCAGGAAGAGGCGATGCTGGTCCAGATCGGCGAAGGCCGCTGGGAAGCCGACGCCCGCGTCGAGCTTGAGCAGATCAACGCCGATGTCGATGCGCGCCTCACCTGGGACGAAGACGATGTCGAGACGATTGGCGGGCTGGTGCTCGCCATCGCCGACCGCATTCTCGAGCCCGGCGAAGCAGTCTGCCATCCGAGCGGCTGGACGCTCGAATGTGTCGATGCAGATGCGAAGCGCATGACACGCATCCGCCTCACCGCACCAGAACCCGCGGGCGAATGA
- a CDS encoding PhoH family protein, giving the protein MAKRAEDAAVEQHARLELEFDQPFLLGPLFGEYDRHLVIIEDRLGVNIAARGNRVQIEGDADASARAREVLLGLYERLDRGQDVDAEAVEAVIGMANQPALDGIIDKEVADPPKVLIRTRKKTIAPRSANQTVYMKALARDEMIFALGPAGTGKTYLAVAQAVSMLITGAVERLILSRPAVEAGERLGFLPGDMKEKVDPYLRPLYDALYDMLPAEQVERRIASGEIEIAPIAFMRGRTLNDAFIILDEAQNTTPAQMKMFLTRFGMRSRMVICGDPMQVDLPDPGASGLADAVGKLEGVEGIATVRFTATDVVRHPLVGRIVEAYEGQQG; this is encoded by the coding sequence ATGGCCAAACGCGCCGAAGACGCCGCCGTCGAGCAACACGCCCGCCTCGAACTCGAATTCGACCAGCCCTTTCTGCTTGGCCCGCTCTTTGGAGAGTATGACCGCCATCTCGTCATCATCGAGGATCGGCTCGGCGTGAACATCGCCGCGCGCGGCAACCGCGTGCAGATCGAGGGCGACGCCGACGCGTCCGCGCGTGCTCGCGAAGTGCTGCTCGGCCTCTACGAGCGTCTGGATCGAGGACAGGATGTCGATGCCGAAGCTGTCGAGGCGGTGATCGGCATGGCCAACCAGCCTGCATTGGACGGCATCATCGACAAGGAAGTCGCCGATCCGCCCAAGGTGCTGATCCGCACGCGCAAGAAGACGATCGCCCCGCGCAGCGCCAACCAGACGGTCTATATGAAGGCCTTGGCGCGCGACGAGATGATCTTCGCGCTGGGACCCGCAGGCACCGGCAAGACCTATCTCGCAGTCGCGCAGGCGGTTTCGATGCTCATCACCGGAGCGGTCGAACGGCTGATCCTTTCGCGTCCCGCGGTCGAGGCCGGAGAGCGCCTCGGTTTCCTGCCGGGCGACATGAAGGAGAAGGTCGATCCCTATCTCCGCCCGCTCTACGATGCACTGTACGACATGCTGCCGGCCGAACAGGTCGAGCGGCGGATCGCGTCCGGCGAAATCGAGATCGCGCCCATCGCCTTCATGCGTGGCCGCACGCTCAACGACGCCTTCATCATCCTCGACGAGGCGCAGAATACGACGCCGGCGCAGATGAAGATGTTCCTGACCCGCTTCGGGATGCGCAGCCGCATGGTCATTTGCGGCGACCCGATGCAGGTCGACCTGCCCGATCCGGGTGCGAGCGGGCTGGCCGATGCGGTCGGCAAGCTCGAAGGGGTCGAAGGCATCGCTACCGTCCGCTTCACCGCGACCGACGTCGTGCGCCACCCGCTGGTCGGACGCATCGTCGAGGCGTATGAGGGACAGCAAGGCTGA
- the lnt gene encoding apolipoprotein N-acyltransferase, with amino-acid sequence MTKLLAHLGGPRAPWIALVTGLLSAFAFQPVGLWPLMPLAFALLAAMLWVAPTWKRAALIGWMFGLGQFVLGLNWIATAFTFQAAMPAFFGWIAVVLLSFYLAVYPMLAALAGWFARQSPTGMVLALGGGWAIAEWLRANVFTGFSWNPVGVALADTPWRETAQLVGTYSLSAIVVLLGGAIWLASTRAWKAPVAIAATCFLLPFFANNDLKPETSVPIRVVQPNIPQEEKYLPGGDAVAAGRLLGLSRDARPETGASPAIVFWPEAAMTAPMRDERLVGSGLALRQREVAADAIASDAILLAGGVGIESANGRDVTGATNSVYAIDANGSIVGSYDKAHLVPYGEYLPMRWLLEPLGLSRLVPGSLDFTPGPGARSIDLPNGLKAGLQVCYEIIFSGEVVDRENRPDFIFNPSNDAWFGAWGPPQHLAQARLRAAEEGLPVIRATPTGISAVIAADGSLVETIGMGERGAIDTILPAPALRPTPFAHLGNFIPLLLSALLLITGVALARRAR; translated from the coding sequence ATGACCAAGCTCCTGGCGCATCTCGGCGGGCCCCGCGCGCCGTGGATCGCGCTGGTCACCGGACTGCTGAGCGCGTTCGCGTTCCAGCCGGTCGGGTTGTGGCCGCTCATGCCCCTCGCCTTCGCGTTGCTGGCCGCCATGCTATGGGTCGCGCCGACCTGGAAACGCGCGGCGCTGATCGGATGGATGTTCGGGCTGGGCCAGTTCGTGCTCGGCCTCAACTGGATCGCCACCGCGTTCACCTTCCAGGCAGCCATGCCCGCTTTTTTCGGCTGGATCGCAGTCGTGCTGCTGTCCTTCTACCTTGCGGTCTATCCGATGCTCGCCGCGCTGGCCGGATGGTTCGCGCGCCAATCACCGACCGGCATGGTCCTGGCGCTAGGTGGCGGGTGGGCGATCGCCGAATGGCTGCGCGCCAACGTCTTCACGGGCTTCTCCTGGAATCCGGTCGGGGTGGCCTTGGCCGACACGCCGTGGCGCGAGACGGCCCAGCTGGTCGGCACCTATTCGCTAAGCGCCATCGTCGTGCTGCTGGGCGGCGCGATCTGGCTGGCGTCGACGCGGGCGTGGAAGGCCCCCGTTGCCATTGCAGCGACCTGCTTTCTTCTGCCCTTCTTCGCCAATAACGATTTGAAACCGGAAACTTCAGTACCGATCCGCGTCGTGCAACCGAACATCCCGCAGGAGGAAAAATATCTGCCGGGTGGCGATGCGGTGGCTGCTGGTCGATTACTGGGACTGTCGAGGGACGCGCGGCCCGAGACCGGTGCATCTCCAGCCATCGTCTTCTGGCCCGAAGCGGCGATGACCGCGCCGATGCGCGACGAGCGGCTGGTTGGCAGCGGCCTGGCATTGCGCCAACGCGAAGTCGCGGCCGACGCCATCGCATCCGACGCCATCTTGCTGGCCGGAGGGGTCGGCATCGAGTCCGCCAACGGCCGCGACGTCACCGGCGCGACCAACAGCGTCTATGCCATCGACGCCAATGGCAGCATCGTCGGCAGCTACGACAAGGCGCACCTCGTCCCCTATGGCGAATATCTGCCGATGCGCTGGCTGCTCGAACCGCTCGGCCTGTCGCGACTGGTGCCCGGCAGCCTCGATTTCACCCCCGGCCCGGGCGCACGGAGCATCGACCTGCCCAACGGGCTCAAGGCGGGCCTGCAGGTCTGCTACGAAATCATCTTCTCGGGCGAAGTGGTCGACCGCGAGAACCGTCCCGACTTCATATTCAACCCGTCGAACGACGCATGGTTCGGCGCCTGGGGCCCACCTCAGCACTTGGCGCAGGCACGGCTGCGCGCCGCCGAGGAAGGGCTGCCCGTCATTCGCGCGACCCCGACCGGGATCAGCGCCGTGATCGCCGCCGACGGATCGCTGGTCGAGACGATCGGCATGGGCGAGCGCGGCGCGATCGACACGATCCTGCCCGCCCCCGCGCTGCGCCCGACACCCTTTGCGCATCTCGGCAACTTCATCCCGCTCCTGCTCTCGGCCCTGCTGCTGATCACTGGCGTTGCCCTCGCGCGGCGCGCTCGTTAG
- a CDS encoding GGDEF domain-containing protein encodes MIDSAIFLLVVPGFFLVLALILALLAIEDRGRKSAIWGAAAFLVAGIGAIVDLFRPPGDEWLKWLTLTIHFATLLLLSKAFLVRKRSPLPGPAIATLAIPILYFPLFGVDHSENTRTIAVQIAAFILTASVVWQLVRTRGDALIDKIAIAVLGFGSVTYLVRIFVFGAFVTEDSAGRFFDDTYNIVFHLTSAAFGLLAGLALLVAIGVDTVLEHARKSAIDPLTGLGNRRALDDAIDMEGRRKWRCGGVIAIDMDHFKSVNDRFGHPEGDRLLVAVAKALEKRIGECGHLCRLGGEEFMALIEQEHKERLEELAVAAHEAIGDVSLDGPLAGYQPSASVGFHVRNAGATLTEAMRLADQALYRAKGLGRDCVVGARHANGVTVMTEALEKSA; translated from the coding sequence GTGATCGATTCAGCCATCTTCCTGCTGGTCGTACCGGGCTTCTTTCTTGTGCTCGCGCTCATCCTTGCCCTGCTCGCGATCGAGGATCGGGGGCGCAAGAGCGCGATCTGGGGCGCGGCAGCCTTTCTGGTGGCGGGGATCGGCGCGATCGTCGACCTGTTCCGCCCACCCGGCGACGAGTGGCTCAAGTGGCTCACGCTCACCATTCACTTCGCGACCCTGCTGCTCCTCTCCAAGGCGTTCCTGGTTCGCAAACGAAGCCCGCTTCCGGGACCGGCAATCGCGACACTGGCTATTCCGATCCTCTATTTCCCGCTCTTCGGGGTCGATCATAGCGAGAATACCCGCACTATCGCGGTCCAGATCGCAGCCTTCATCCTCACCGCTTCGGTGGTCTGGCAGCTGGTGCGCACGCGCGGCGATGCGCTGATCGACAAGATCGCGATCGCCGTGCTCGGCTTCGGTTCGGTCACTTATCTCGTCCGAATATTCGTATTCGGCGCCTTCGTCACCGAAGACAGCGCGGGGCGCTTCTTCGACGATACCTACAATATCGTCTTCCACCTGACGTCGGCGGCTTTCGGTCTCCTCGCGGGACTGGCGTTGCTCGTGGCGATCGGCGTCGACACGGTGCTCGAACATGCCCGCAAGAGCGCGATCGACCCGCTGACCGGTCTTGGCAATCGCCGCGCGCTCGACGATGCGATCGACATGGAGGGGCGGCGCAAATGGCGCTGCGGTGGCGTGATCGCCATCGACATGGACCATTTCAAGTCGGTCAATGACCGCTTCGGCCATCCCGAAGGTGATCGCCTTCTCGTAGCGGTCGCGAAAGCGCTCGAGAAGCGGATCGGCGAATGCGGCCACCTTTGCCGATTGGGTGGCGAAGAATTCATGGCGTTGATCGAGCAGGAGCATAAGGAGCGGCTCGAGGAACTCGCCGTCGCCGCGCACGAGGCGATCGGCGATGTCAGCCTCGACGGTCCGCTCGCCGGCTACCAGCCGAGCGCGTCGGTCGGTTTCCATGTCCGCAATGCCGGAGCGACCCTGACCGAGGCGATGCGGCTGGCCGACCAGGCGCTCTATCGCGCCAAGGGACTGGGCCGGGATTGCGTCGTCGGCGCGCGCCACGCCAACGGCGTGACCGTCATGACCGAAGCGCTCGAGAAAAGCGCCTAG
- the trmB gene encoding tRNA (guanine(46)-N(7))-methyltransferase TrmB: MTAHKQGDPTTLNRLYGRSSGHRLRKTQQDLVDNLLPQLEVPDEGPITAQSLFGEDRPLHFEIGFGGGEHLAYRADLLPDHGFIGCEPFLNGVAQALTHIRNGTLANIRLHMGDALQVLRRVPDGALSFVYLLHPDPWPKARHAKRRMMNDGPVDLIASKLKSGGEFRVATDHPVYLEWALMVMQRASHREQFDWVIEDAMGFLEKPGGWIDTRYAAKARREGRRPYYLRYRKR, from the coding sequence ATGACGGCACACAAGCAAGGCGACCCGACAACCCTCAATCGGCTTTACGGCCGTTCCAGCGGCCACCGGCTGCGCAAAACGCAGCAGGATTTAGTGGACAACCTGCTGCCGCAGCTGGAGGTTCCGGACGAAGGGCCCATTACCGCTCAGTCGCTGTTTGGCGAGGACCGGCCGCTTCATTTCGAAATTGGGTTCGGCGGGGGCGAGCATCTCGCCTATCGCGCGGACCTGCTGCCCGACCACGGGTTCATCGGCTGCGAGCCGTTCCTCAATGGCGTCGCCCAGGCGCTGACGCATATCCGCAACGGGACGCTTGCCAACATACGCCTGCACATGGGCGACGCGCTCCAGGTGCTGCGCCGCGTGCCCGACGGCGCGCTCAGCTTCGTCTATCTCCTCCACCCCGATCCGTGGCCCAAGGCGCGCCATGCCAAGCGGCGGATGATGAATGACGGTCCGGTCGACCTGATTGCGAGCAAGCTGAAGTCTGGCGGCGAGTTCCGCGTCGCCACCGACCATCCCGTCTATCTTGAATGGGCGCTTATGGTCATGCAGCGCGCGAGCCATCGCGAGCAATTCGACTGGGTGATCGAGGACGCCATGGGGTTCCTGGAAAAGCCGGGCGGATGGATCGACACGCGCTATGCCGCCAAGGCGCGGCGCGAGGGGCGCCGGCCCTATTACCTGCGCTATCGCAAGCGCTAG